From the genome of Streptococcus lutetiensis, one region includes:
- a CDS encoding DEAD/DEAH box helicase yields the protein MGRMIPGRIRNQGIELYEQGLVDVISKQEDLIQAKVGTHHLQYSLEDEQVRCDCDFFAKKKYCEHLAAVEYYLKNNMEGKELSDELSSHQETQQETKKNTSFGSVFLDGLVINDDDTTKYRLAAHGNQSPYSSDYWWTLKINRLPDDRAYVVRDIKAFLNAVKNEGYYQIGKNYFEPLSLIQFDEASQELIQFLWRVIPDGDHLDVDYILPNHGRNLSLTSGTFEEGINLFNDLYDFSFEHNHQTYGQLIFRPLSGLEDLIQFKVVVHRQSIELIISEKEYQPLFNNAFLFTNGFIYSLNLKQQKILTAIRSLPIEADLAKHLFFDLDDQAKLAASLLDFKELGKVEAPKSFDIRDFKVTFYLELNEYREVALHVSFDYGNVTVHSKRELEELPFASHFKHEEKVFRTLEANGFSASFLSYHAPLADKDLYDFFTRTLGQLARLGQVTLSDELEEMRQFEEPKVSVHTKGGLLDISFDFSTVFENDIDGALEALFKNQPYFVNGSGKLVVFDEETQRVSSTLQNLRAKQLDNGHLQLDAISAFQISDLFQGNDRISFSKEFEQLAHDLTHPEEFEVTLPPLQTQLRDYQMTGVRWMSMLDYYGFGGILADDMGLGKTLQTIAFLVSHLKEKTRILILSPSSLIYNWKDEFTRFAPEIDVAVSYGLKAVRDEIIAENHQVVITSYSSFRQDFAEYNQLNFDYLILDEAQVMKNIQTKIAHYLRQFEVKNCFALSGTPIENKLLEIWSIFQIVLPGLLPDKKHFLKMDAKQVARFIKPFIMRRRKEEVLPELPDLIEINYPNELDHKQKAIYLAQLRQMQETIAGASDADINRRKIEILSGITRLRQICDTPALFMDYQGESGKLNSLRDLLTQIKENGHRALIFSQFRGMLDIAEQEIEELGLTSYKITGSTPANVRQEMTRAFNNGSKETFLISLKAGGVGLNLTGADTVILIDLWWNPAVEMQAISRAHRIGQKENVEVYRLITRGTIEEKILEMQESKKNLVTTVLDGNETRASMTIEEIKEILGLEH from the coding sequence TTGGGTAGAATGATTCCAGGTCGAATTCGCAATCAAGGGATAGAACTTTACGAACAAGGTTTGGTTGATGTTATCAGTAAGCAAGAAGATTTAATTCAGGCAAAGGTGGGAACGCACCATCTTCAATATTCGCTAGAAGATGAACAAGTAAGATGTGACTGTGACTTTTTTGCCAAGAAAAAATATTGTGAGCATTTAGCAGCCGTAGAATACTATCTTAAGAATAATATGGAAGGAAAAGAGTTATCAGATGAATTGAGCTCACACCAAGAAACACAGCAAGAAACTAAGAAAAATACCTCTTTTGGTAGTGTTTTTTTGGATGGCTTGGTGATTAACGATGATGATACCACAAAATATCGCTTGGCAGCTCATGGTAATCAAAGCCCATATTCATCAGATTATTGGTGGACGTTGAAAATTAATCGATTGCCAGATGACCGCGCATATGTTGTCCGAGATATTAAAGCCTTTTTGAATGCTGTTAAAAATGAGGGATATTACCAGATTGGGAAAAATTATTTTGAACCTTTGTCATTGATTCAATTTGATGAAGCCAGTCAGGAATTGATTCAATTTTTATGGCGAGTGATTCCAGATGGTGATCATCTTGATGTTGACTACATCTTACCAAATCATGGTCGAAATCTTTCATTGACAAGTGGAACTTTTGAAGAAGGTATCAACCTCTTTAATGACCTTTATGATTTTTCATTTGAACACAATCATCAAACTTATGGACAGCTGATTTTTAGACCACTAAGTGGTTTAGAAGACCTAATTCAATTTAAAGTGGTGGTTCATCGTCAATCAATTGAATTAATCATTAGTGAAAAAGAATATCAACCGCTCTTTAATAATGCCTTTTTGTTCACAAATGGGTTTATTTATAGTTTGAATTTGAAGCAACAAAAGATTTTAACGGCCATTCGCAGTTTGCCAATTGAAGCTGATTTGGCGAAACATTTGTTCTTTGATTTAGATGATCAAGCCAAATTAGCAGCCAGTCTTTTAGATTTTAAAGAGCTTGGTAAGGTGGAAGCGCCGAAAAGTTTTGATATTCGTGATTTCAAAGTAACTTTTTATTTAGAACTCAATGAATACCGAGAAGTTGCTTTGCACGTCTCTTTTGATTATGGCAATGTCACTGTTCATAGCAAACGTGAGCTTGAGGAATTACCGTTTGCCAGTCATTTTAAACATGAAGAAAAAGTCTTTAGAACCTTGGAAGCTAATGGTTTCTCAGCTTCATTCTTGTCTTACCATGCGCCGTTAGCTGATAAGGATTTGTATGATTTCTTCACACGAACTTTGGGACAATTAGCGCGACTAGGTCAGGTCACTTTGTCTGATGAGTTGGAGGAAATGCGACAATTTGAAGAGCCAAAGGTTTCTGTTCATACTAAAGGTGGTCTGCTAGATATCTCATTTGATTTTTCTACAGTTTTTGAAAATGATATTGATGGTGCCTTAGAAGCGCTCTTTAAAAATCAACCTTATTTTGTCAATGGGTCTGGTAAGTTAGTTGTCTTTGATGAAGAAACCCAACGTGTTAGTAGCACTCTTCAAAACTTACGTGCCAAACAACTGGATAATGGGCATTTGCAACTGGATGCTATTTCAGCTTTCCAAATTTCAGATTTGTTCCAAGGAAATGACCGCATTTCTTTCTCAAAAGAATTTGAACAATTGGCACATGATTTAACACATCCAGAAGAATTTGAAGTCACTTTACCACCTCTACAAACACAATTGCGTGATTACCAAATGACTGGTGTTCGTTGGATGTCCATGCTTGACTACTACGGCTTTGGTGGTATTCTAGCTGATGATATGGGACTGGGTAAAACCCTTCAAACCATTGCTTTTCTAGTTTCGCACTTAAAAGAAAAAACGCGTATTTTAATCTTATCACCGTCAAGTTTGATTTATAACTGGAAAGATGAATTCACTCGCTTTGCGCCTGAGATTGACGTGGCTGTTTCTTATGGTTTAAAAGCTGTGCGTGATGAAATTATCGCTGAAAATCATCAGGTGGTGATTACAAGCTACTCTTCTTTCCGCCAAGATTTTGCAGAATACAATCAATTGAATTTTGATTATTTGATTTTGGATGAAGCACAGGTGATGAAAAACATCCAAACGAAGATTGCGCATTACTTGCGTCAATTTGAAGTTAAGAATTGCTTCGCCCTTTCAGGAACACCAATCGAAAATAAACTCCTTGAAATTTGGTCAATTTTCCAAATCGTATTGCCAGGTTTATTACCAGATAAAAAACACTTTTTAAAAATGGATGCCAAACAAGTCGCACGATTTATCAAGCCGTTTATTATGCGTCGTCGCAAAGAAGAAGTTCTGCCAGAGTTGCCAGATTTGATTGAAATCAATTATCCAAATGAGCTTGATCATAAGCAAAAAGCCATTTATCTTGCACAGCTCCGTCAAATGCAAGAAACCATTGCTGGAGCTTCAGATGCGGATATTAATCGTCGTAAAATCGAGATTTTATCAGGCATCACACGCCTGCGTCAAATCTGTGATACCCCAGCGCTCTTTATGGATTATCAGGGAGAAAGTGGAAAACTTAATAGTCTTCGTGATTTATTAACGCAAATCAAAGAAAATGGTCACCGAGCACTTATCTTCTCACAATTTCGTGGCATGCTGGATATTGCTGAACAAGAGATTGAAGAACTGGGCTTAACTTCATATAAGATTACTGGTTCGACACCAGCCAATGTTCGTCAAGAAATGACTCGTGCCTTTAACAATGGTTCAAAAGAGACCTTCTTGATTTCCTTGAAAGCAGGAGGAGTAGGTTTGAACCTGACAGGGGCTGATACCGTTATTCTGATTGACCTTTGGTGGAACCCAGCGGTGGAAATGCAAGCCATCAGCCGTGCTCACCGTATTGGTCAAAAAGAAAATGTTGAAGTCTATCGTTTGATTACGCGTGGGACTATTGAAGAAAAAATCCTTGAGATGCAAGAAAGTAAGAAAAATCTTGTCACGACAGTTCTTGATGGTAATGAAACAAGAGCAAGCATGACCATCGAAGAAATCAAGGAAATTCTTGGATTAGAGCATTAA
- the der gene encoding ribosome biogenesis GTPase Der, whose product MALPTVAIVGRPNVGKSTLFNRIAGERISIVEDVEGVTRDRIYTTGEWLNRKFSLIDTGGIDDVDAPFMEQIKHQADIAMTEADVIVFVVSGKEGVTDADEYVSKILYRTNKPVILVVNKVDNPEMRNDIYDFYSLGLGDPYPVSSVHGIGTGDVLDAIVENLPMEEEDENPDIIKFSLIGRPNVGKSSLINAILGEERVIASPIAGTTRDAIDTNFTDSEGQEYTMIDTAGMRKSGKVYENTEKYSVMRSMRAIDRSDIVLMVINAEEGIREYDKRIAGFAHEAGKGIIIVVNKWDTIEKNNHTVAKWEEDIRDQFQFLSYAPIIFVSAATKQRLNKLPEMIKKISESQNKRIPSAVLNDVIMDAIAVNPTPTDKGKRLKIFYGTQVSVKPPTFVIFVNEEELMHFSYMRFLENQIRAAFGFEGTPINLIARKRK is encoded by the coding sequence ATGGCTTTACCTACAGTTGCTATTGTCGGACGTCCAAACGTCGGCAAATCGACTTTGTTTAACCGTATCGCAGGTGAGCGTATTTCAATTGTTGAAGATGTCGAGGGTGTTACTCGTGACCGTATCTATACAACAGGTGAATGGCTTAACCGCAAGTTTTCATTGATTGATACTGGTGGTATCGATGATGTTGATGCACCATTTATGGAACAAATCAAACATCAAGCTGATATTGCCATGACAGAAGCAGATGTTATCGTCTTTGTGGTATCAGGGAAAGAAGGTGTGACAGATGCTGATGAGTACGTTTCAAAAATCTTGTACCGTACCAATAAACCAGTTATTCTAGTTGTTAATAAAGTGGACAACCCAGAAATGCGTAATGATATCTACGATTTCTACTCACTTGGTCTTGGCGATCCATACCCAGTTTCATCTGTTCACGGGATTGGTACAGGGGATGTTTTGGATGCTATTGTTGAAAACCTTCCTATGGAAGAAGAAGACGAAAATCCAGATATCATCAAATTCAGTTTGATTGGACGTCCAAACGTTGGTAAATCAAGCTTGATTAATGCGATTCTTGGTGAAGAACGTGTTATCGCAAGTCCAATTGCTGGTACAACACGTGATGCCATTGATACAAACTTTACTGACAGCGAAGGTCAAGAATATACAATGATTGATACTGCTGGTATGCGTAAATCTGGTAAAGTTTATGAAAACACTGAAAAATACTCAGTGATGCGTTCAATGCGTGCTATTGACCGTTCAGATATTGTTCTTATGGTTATTAACGCTGAAGAAGGTATTCGTGAGTATGATAAACGTATCGCTGGTTTTGCACATGAAGCTGGTAAAGGGATTATCATCGTTGTTAACAAATGGGATACCATCGAAAAAAATAACCACACTGTAGCAAAATGGGAAGAAGACATTCGTGATCAATTCCAATTCTTGTCCTATGCTCCAATTATCTTCGTATCAGCAGCAACAAAACAACGTTTGAACAAATTGCCTGAAATGATTAAGAAAATCAGTGAAAGTCAAAACAAACGTATTCCATCAGCTGTTCTTAACGATGTTATCATGGATGCGATTGCTGTTAACCCAACACCAACAGATAAAGGTAAACGTTTGAAAATCTTCTACGGTACACAAGTTTCCGTTAAACCACCAACGTTTGTTATCTTCGTTAACGAAGAAGAGCTTATGCACTTCTCATACATGCGTTTCTTGGAAAATCAAATCCGTGCTGCATTCGGTTTCGAAGGTACACCAATCAACTTGATTGCCCGTAAACGTAAATAA
- the dnaI gene encoding primosomal protein DnaI, whose product MEKIGQTLAKQLCQSRTDLNELTQAILADKEIADFITSNGLTQEQINRSLPKFNQFMVEREKFQNQEASYVAKGYKPALSMNEGYADVIYLETRELVEAKKRQDIKNRVTLIGLPTSLKHISTDDIDLGDPNRIEIYNYLNNYIKNLEDKPQKGLYVFGTFGVGKSYLMAYLANRLSAKYGKSTTLLHFPTFCVDIKNAINTGTVKEQIDQIKQSEILVLDDIGAEQQSSWIRDDVLQVILQYRMQENLLTFFTSNLDFKGLEEHFSISRSGDETWQAKRVMERIRYLAREIHLQGENRR is encoded by the coding sequence ATGGAAAAAATCGGACAAACCTTGGCTAAACAGCTTTGCCAAAGTCGAACTGATCTTAATGAATTGACTCAAGCTATTTTAGCGGATAAGGAAATTGCTGATTTTATCACGTCAAATGGCTTGACCCAAGAGCAGATTAATCGTAGCCTCCCTAAGTTTAATCAATTTATGGTCGAACGTGAGAAGTTTCAAAATCAAGAAGCTTCATATGTGGCAAAAGGTTATAAGCCTGCTCTTAGCATGAATGAAGGATATGCCGATGTCATTTATTTAGAGACTCGCGAGTTGGTAGAAGCTAAAAAACGTCAAGATATTAAAAATCGTGTGACTTTGATTGGTTTGCCAACAAGTCTGAAGCATATTTCAACGGATGACATTGACCTTGGCGACCCTAACCGTATTGAGATTTATAATTATTTGAATAATTACATTAAAAATCTTGAGGATAAACCGCAAAAGGGACTTTATGTTTTTGGAACCTTTGGTGTCGGGAAATCTTATTTGATGGCTTATTTGGCAAATCGTCTGTCAGCTAAGTATGGCAAGTCAACAACGCTGCTACATTTTCCAACTTTCTGTGTTGACATTAAGAATGCCATTAATACTGGTACTGTGAAAGAACAGATTGACCAGATTAAGCAGTCTGAGATTCTGGTACTGGATGATATTGGTGCTGAGCAACAAAGTTCTTGGATTCGTGATGATGTGCTCCAAGTGATTCTTCAGTATCGCATGCAAGAAAATCTGCTAACGTTCTTCACTTCTAACCTTGATTTTAAGGGACTTGAAGAACACTTCTCAATCTCACGTTCTGGTGATGAAACTTGGCAAGCCAAACGTGTTATGGAACGTATCCGTTATCTAGCTCGAGAAATTCATCTCCAAGGTGAAAATCGACGTTAA
- a CDS encoding DnaD domain protein, protein MRPIDEFSYVKNNKVLLDSDSLSQLYHPVIGNHAVLLYEYLLAFFDDGIKRHKFSEILNHLQLSMQEVEEALAILTAVDLLVLYQTRDAYVLKLQPALNRETFLANAIYRRLLEQRIGDVAVAELDVVLPDGARDVSKKFSDIFSVDETPKVPKIVSKNHFDLDSFERLMLRDGLQFKDEKADVVKIYSLADKYNMNWFDTYQLAKSTAINGKISPQRMTVQLEQKKMANNQTKEQFDAKEQVIIREAKQASAKEFLKKIKAPRRAVVTESERKVLEELANMSFLDEVINVMVLYTLNKTQSANINKPYIMKVANDFAYQKITTAEAAVLKMRSFTKRNKEHKAKAKLTKTNVPEWTAKEYKHVATAEEKEKLEELRRSMLED, encoded by the coding sequence ATGAGACCGATTGATGAATTTTCTTATGTCAAAAACAATAAGGTTTTGTTGGATTCTGATAGTCTAAGTCAGCTTTATCATCCTGTTATCGGGAACCATGCTGTGCTTTTGTATGAGTATCTGCTTGCTTTCTTTGATGATGGTATCAAACGTCACAAGTTTAGTGAGATTTTGAATCACTTACAGTTGAGCATGCAAGAAGTCGAGGAAGCTCTGGCTATCTTAACCGCAGTAGACTTACTGGTTTTATATCAAACACGAGATGCTTATGTTTTGAAATTACAACCAGCTTTAAATCGTGAAACGTTCTTAGCTAATGCAATTTACCGTCGTTTATTAGAACAACGGATTGGCGATGTTGCGGTGGCTGAGTTGGATGTGGTTCTGCCTGATGGTGCGCGTGATGTTTCTAAGAAGTTCTCTGATATTTTTTCAGTAGATGAAACTCCAAAAGTGCCTAAGATAGTATCAAAAAACCATTTCGATTTGGACAGTTTTGAGCGTTTGATGTTACGTGATGGTTTGCAATTCAAAGATGAAAAAGCTGATGTAGTTAAGATTTATAGTCTAGCTGATAAATACAACATGAATTGGTTTGACACTTATCAATTGGCAAAAAGTACGGCTATTAATGGCAAGATTTCGCCACAACGAATGACGGTGCAGCTTGAGCAGAAAAAAATGGCTAATAACCAAACCAAAGAGCAATTTGATGCTAAAGAACAAGTGATTATCAGAGAAGCTAAACAAGCTTCTGCCAAGGAGTTTCTTAAAAAAATCAAAGCGCCTCGTCGTGCTGTGGTTACTGAAAGTGAGCGAAAAGTTTTAGAAGAACTAGCAAATATGAGTTTCTTAGATGAAGTTATTAACGTTATGGTTCTTTATACTTTGAACAAAACACAGTCAGCCAATATCAACAAACCTTATATCATGAAGGTTGCAAATGATTTTGCTTACCAAAAAATTACGACAGCTGAAGCGGCTGTTCTTAAGATGCGTAGTTTCACGAAACGAAATAAAGAACACAAAGCTAAAGCGAAATTGACTAAAACTAATGTTCCAGAATGGACAGCAAAAGAATACAAGCATGTTGCGACAGCTGAAGAAAAGGAAAAACTAGAAGAGCTTAGACGTAGCATGTTAGAAGATTAA
- the nrdR gene encoding transcriptional regulator NrdR yields MRCPKCNYNKSSVIDSRQAEDGNTIRRRRECENCHARFTTFERVEELPLLVIKKDGTREQFSREKILNGIFQSAQKRPVSSDDIEQVVSRIEQKVRSEYESEVPSTVIGNLVMDELAELDEITYVRFASVYKSFKDVDEIEELLQQITNRVRSKKKRSKLNETD; encoded by the coding sequence ATGCGTTGTCCAAAATGTAATTATAATAAATCGAGCGTCATCGATAGCCGTCAAGCAGAGGATGGTAATACGATTCGACGACGCCGAGAATGTGAAAATTGTCATGCGCGTTTTACAACCTTTGAACGCGTTGAAGAACTACCCTTGTTAGTCATTAAAAAAGACGGAACGCGTGAACAATTTTCTCGAGAAAAAATCCTAAATGGTATTTTTCAAAGTGCACAAAAACGTCCAGTATCAAGCGATGATATTGAACAAGTGGTATCTCGTATCGAACAAAAAGTTCGTAGTGAATATGAAAGTGAAGTTCCGAGTACTGTGATTGGTAATCTGGTTATGGATGAGTTGGCAGAACTTGATGAAATTACTTATGTTCGCTTTGCCTCAGTTTATAAATCATTTAAAGATGTTGATGAGATTGAGGAACTTTTGCAGCAAATTACGAATCGTGTGCGTAGCAAAAAGAAAAGAAGTAAGCTAAATGAGACCGATTGA
- a CDS encoding HAMP domain-containing sensor histidine kinase yields MIKYFKKSLSKKISLTSLQWVLVILSVSNLLIYFGVTQIFLERDRYNTEQATEVVRELLSKETSLTEEKLLDLLEQYNATGSLVEEGNKTYIFDKQGGIDDLVFDNQDVSVFNKNKQLVLTTNKVLSTIKIGKVGETTQHRSSAFNGFYQSEKVYSKDSREVIGYVTVYQDLTTYYMARHVLVLILLVSELIEACLIFKMLLVVSHRSLKPLGEFQAFIDDLSENPSDLSLRSDIKSGDEIERLSMSFDNMLEQIEGYARRQTRFVSDVSHELRTPIAVIKGHLGLLQRWGKDDPEILCESLDAAYHEADRMSIMVNDMLDMVRVQGSFDLHKGEITDLKQSIDLVLGNFRILYPDFRFSLTSTIDDCIYAEIYKDHFEQAILILIDNGVKYSSGSRNIHVTLDVLGDDAIVKVRDEGEGISQEDLNHIFKRFYRTDKSRNRVSTQGGLGIGLAILKQIVDAYNLKVSVSSVVDEGTEFTLVIPRVMAK; encoded by the coding sequence ATGATAAAGTACTTTAAAAAGTCATTATCTAAAAAAATTTCCTTAACGTCTCTTCAGTGGGTTTTGGTTATTTTATCGGTCTCCAACTTGCTTATTTATTTTGGGGTAACTCAGATATTTCTTGAACGAGACCGTTACAATACCGAACAAGCCACTGAAGTTGTTAGGGAGTTATTGTCTAAAGAAACTTCTCTAACAGAAGAAAAATTATTAGACTTGTTGGAACAGTACAATGCTACAGGCTCACTTGTTGAAGAAGGTAATAAAACTTATATCTTTGATAAGCAGGGTGGTATTGATGACTTGGTTTTTGACAATCAAGATGTGTCTGTTTTTAATAAAAATAAACAATTAGTTTTGACGACCAATAAAGTCTTATCAACAATAAAAATTGGAAAAGTTGGTGAAACGACGCAACATCGTTCATCAGCTTTTAATGGTTTTTATCAAAGTGAAAAAGTTTATTCCAAAGATAGCCGCGAAGTTATCGGCTATGTGACGGTTTACCAAGACCTTACGACCTATTATATGGCGCGTCATGTTTTGGTTCTAATTTTATTGGTTTCTGAACTGATTGAAGCTTGTTTGATTTTTAAAATGTTACTGGTGGTTTCTCATCGTTCTTTAAAACCATTAGGAGAGTTTCAAGCATTCATTGATGATTTGTCTGAAAATCCCAGTGATTTGTCTTTGAGGTCGGATATTAAATCTGGCGATGAGATTGAGAGATTATCAATGAGTTTTGACAATATGTTAGAGCAAATCGAAGGTTATGCAAGACGCCAAACGCGCTTTGTTAGCGATGTGAGTCATGAACTGCGAACACCGATTGCTGTTATTAAAGGACATCTAGGTTTGCTTCAACGTTGGGGTAAAGATGACCCTGAAATATTGTGTGAAAGTCTTGATGCTGCTTACCATGAAGCTGATCGAATGTCGATTATGGTAAATGATATGCTAGATATGGTTCGTGTTCAAGGAAGTTTTGACCTACACAAAGGTGAAATTACTGATTTGAAACAATCTATTGATTTAGTTTTAGGGAATTTTCGAATTTTGTATCCTGATTTTCGTTTCTCTTTGACATCGACGATTGATGATTGTATCTATGCTGAAATTTACAAAGATCATTTTGAACAAGCTATTTTGATTTTAATTGATAATGGCGTTAAATATTCTTCAGGTAGTAGAAATATCCATGTGACTTTGGATGTTTTAGGAGATGATGCGATTGTGAAAGTTCGTGATGAGGGTGAGGGAATCTCACAGGAAGATTTGAATCACATCTTTAAGCGTTTCTATCGCACAGATAAGTCACGTAACCGTGTTTCGACACAAGGTGGGCTTGGAATTGGCTTAGCCATTCTTAAGCAAATCGTAGATGCCTATAACCTTAAAGTTAGCGTCAGTAGTGTAGTTGACGAGGGAACTGAGTTTACTCTAGTTATCCCAAGGGTTATGGCAAAATAA
- a CDS encoding response regulator transcription factor, with translation MSKKILIIEDEKNLARFVSLELQHEGYSVVVETNGRLGLQTALDDDFDLILLDLMLPDMDGFEITRRLRLEKDTSIIMMTARDSIMDIVAGLDRGADDYIVKPFAIEELLARVRAVFRRQDANSKQAKEGQAKEGLLGLRLNPQNRSAVRGDDEISLTKREYDLLSVLLSNVNRVMTREELLASVWRYDTDIETNVVDVYIRYLRGKIDIPGKESYIQTVRGMGYIIREK, from the coding sequence ATGAGTAAAAAGATTTTAATTATTGAGGATGAAAAAAATCTTGCACGCTTTGTGTCTTTAGAATTACAACATGAGGGGTATTCAGTAGTTGTTGAGACAAATGGACGTTTAGGGCTTCAAACAGCATTGGATGATGATTTTGATTTGATCCTATTAGATTTGATGTTACCTGATATGGACGGATTCGAAATTACACGTCGTCTTCGCTTGGAAAAAGACACATCGATTATCATGATGACTGCTCGTGATTCTATTATGGATATTGTTGCTGGTCTTGACCGTGGAGCAGATGATTACATTGTAAAACCATTTGCTATTGAAGAATTACTGGCTCGTGTTCGTGCAGTATTCCGTCGTCAAGATGCTAATTCTAAACAAGCAAAAGAAGGTCAAGCAAAAGAAGGTCTCTTAGGTCTTCGTTTGAACCCACAAAATCGTTCGGCAGTGCGTGGAGATGATGAAATTTCATTAACAAAACGTGAATACGACTTGTTGAGCGTGCTTCTTTCAAATGTTAATCGCGTAATGACACGTGAAGAACTTTTGGCAAGTGTTTGGCGTTATGATACAGACATCGAAACAAATGTCGTGGATGTTTACATCCGTTACCTACGTGGTAAAATTGATATTCCTGGTAAAGAATCATATATCCAAACAGTTCGTGGAATGGGTTATATTATTCGAGAAAAATAA